AGGTATTTTAAGGAATGCATATCTTTCTTCAAATTGGCTAGTTTTATCTTAAACTGGGTTAACAAAAGTATATGGTTTAACACGAGTGTATTAGAAGGTCTTGTACCCTGGTGTGCTGCTAGTATGATTGCCTGGTAAAATGGAAAGAGATAAGGGGATAGGGATGGAAACCTTCTGTGCATGTCTAGTAACAGAAATAGAGAACATAAGGAATGCAAAATTTCAGCATTTAGGATATGGACACTGACAGGATATATTTAACTCTTTAGTACCTCTTTATGATTTATTTTGACATGCCACATTGGACATTAAAAAGGCACGCAGAAAATAGTATATCCTAATCACCTGTTCACGTGCTAACAAAATCGGGGCAGGTGCAGTCGCTCTTGCTACAACTCTTGTATTTTTGCTTGCCATTGATTATTTCTTGTGCTGCCACTGTTTGATGTACTGTAGTATTATGATCTCATTTCAGACAGCTTTTCCAAGGTGTCGAGTGATTAACTTCCCTGGCAAGAATTACTTTTTAACTGTGTAAGGTCCACCATCTTCTCTATCCAGCAAATGTGCTTCTggagaaaaagtatttaaaatttaatttccccTATTGTTTGTTTGTTGAGAAGCAAAAGAGGTCTTGTTCgtcatttcattttcatctgaTCAACTGTATCTTTTTTACTCATAAAACACAGACTGTAAAATAGAAGCAATAAATCcaattgtttgttttaatgttgtAGATAAGCTGCTCAGgtgcaatttctttctttcttaatgcTAACAGTTTCAAAGTCTGTATTATGATGCCAACTAACATTACATGACTTGAGAAGGATAAAGGTCACAGTgtgtttttcttattctctgtACTCTTCTACTGTAACTTGCCACGTTTCATGTAGTCCCtgtaggtgttcaaggccaagttggacggggctttgagcaacctggtctagtgagaggtgtctctgcccatggcaggggggctggaactagatgatctttaaggtcccttccaacccaaaccatcctatgaatCTGTAAAAGGAGAAAGCTCTAGTTGCAAAcaatttaatgcttttttctgtCAGATCTTTTAAAAAGACTTTGAGAATTATTGCAAGTACTAATATTGAATTGCAAGCTATAACAGTACCGCAATGGCAAAATAAGTAATGTTGCATTATTTGCAAGTAATTCATCAGAGAACAAGTCTGTTTGGAAAGCTCTTGGACGTATTTTCGTACTTTGTTCACCTAGATCTCATAGTTGCCAGGATAACTGTATTTATGATTACTGGAAGTTATAGTCCGTGATTATTGACTGCTCACTTTGACTCGAGATGATAACAGATTAATTAGTACTAAGGGTACAGGCTCCTGCCATATTTTCTGTGttgtgaagatttttcttttgagtggTTGTAAGAAGACCTTAGACTGAGACTAAAGAAACTGCAGAATCTTGAAAAGGAGTTAATTATAATGGAAAAGGTTGTGTTGTCATACTTTAGAAGAGAAGTAACTTACACACAAAAGGCTTCAtgtgtttttatgtgtgtgtgctattttaaaataaaaaaaaaacaaacctcactTACCTAAGTTCTTAGTGCTTAATCTTGGTATCATTGTATTAGGAGCACAAAATCCAGTCTGGAAGACTTTTTACCTTTCATAAACTACAGGTGAAATGTGGTATTTTTGCTGCATTAGagatttaaaatgtcattatgtTCAGAGCtacatgcttttttcctttctcttttttttttttctcattcttaggCAGAAACAATGGAGTAGACGACAGGAAGAAGCACGTGAAGTTTATTTTTATGCAAGATGTTATTTGGAGGACCAAGTACACTTTTTCAGGCCATGGGAGATGAAAGACTAATCACATGATGTTTCTGTTCTGTCAAAGTGCTGTTCTGTGCTAAGTCAATGTTGGTTTGTATTAAGGACAAATATTAATTTCTTAACGTCAGCATGTCGACTGTGACAAGTGCTCAGACACCAGAGGAACCTAATCCTCCTCCCCTTGAAGAAAAGCCAAAGGGAAAATCACTATTTCATTTGGATTCGCTTTTTGCTAACAGGAGTGAAAAATTTGTAATTGCTAGGAGTGATAGTGTACCAGAGGAGAACGTTCTGAAAATAACTATCACGGAGACTACGGTGATTGAGTCGGACTTGGGCATCTGGAATTCTCATGCTCTCATCTACCTCACTTTGTggtttttcttcagcttttgcactctttttcttaacaaatatattctttcATTACTGGAAGGAGAGCCCAGCATGCTAGGTAACCCACCTTTCCTTTACATTTTAATTCCAGTAAGACATTTGACAATACCAGATCCTCCTATATAAAGTTGAGGGACAAAATGGTTCAATTGAAGTGAAAAAGACCAAGTTAGGAGATGTGGGTGTGGATCTTGGGGCTGGGAACTCATAAGTTGTGATCTCGGCCTGCAAAGGGGCTTCTGACTACAGTCCTTTCTTCCGCTTGCTGCAAGATGGTATGAAACTTTGCTCAGAAGCTGTAAGATGGTGTTTGAGAACtaccagctggaaagaaaaatgtaattttttgttttctgtgttggaGGGTAGtgtggttttaaaaagaaaatttaaaattgagTCAGCTTCTGATAGTCTCCAGAGCTGTAAATCTTAACTTGTTTGTATGTGGAAGTGCAAAAGTTGCCTTTGTGTGACCTCTGTTATCCAATGGGCTGCTGGgctgcttattcttttttttttttttttttttaacaggagaaaCAAAGGGCATTTCATCTGTGAACTGGATTTTGTAGTTGTATGCCACCCTAGTTTTAGTCTGCTGCCTTGCTGGTAGAAGTAAATAGCTTTTGTGAGAATTCATAAAATCTAGACAGTAATTGCCATGTTTCTTAACTGCTAAAAGTACTACACATAAGTTTGTCTAAGAAATTTTCTTAGACAATTGCTTGATTTAGCAAAAAATCTTAGACAAAGTTGCTTGATTTGTCATGTTCCCATCAtcttctgattttattatttttttcctctcgtCTTTCTTTAGGTGCTGTTCAAATGCTTTCAACCACCTTCATTGGCTGTATAAAAATGTTTGTTCCATGCTGCTTGTATCAACACAAAACACGCATCTCTTATCCACCCAATTTCATCATGATAATGCTGTTTGTTGGATTAATGAGGTAAATGGTTAAATATTACCTAGAGATTTATCTGCTTGCTTCATTGCGTTCTTCTGAACGGAAGCTGTGTTTTCATGGCTCTCTTTGTTCTTGATTGGAAAGCATTTGGTGTAttcccctttccccccaaaaGAATACAAGATAATATTATTTTTAGTTCCTACTGCTAAATGCTGTGTTCCTTTTTCCAGATATTAGTTTTTTTGGCTAGCTTGGCTTCCCGTCACATTTAGCTTCTTCCAGAACAtacttctccttctctttccctttactttcttcctgttctcttttGAGGCTGATGGTTGTTTAGTGTACTAATATTTATTAGGATGTTGCTTTGTTCCCTCACCTTTTCCAGTCATTTGCCTCAAATGTGATACAGGCTATTAACATCTATCTTTTAAAAACTAAGTATTTGCTGTGTGCTGGGATAGTATCGGTTTGTGCTCTAGGACAGAGTAAGAATATATGATTTGGTTTCCTCTACGCTGCAAAAGTGATAAAGGGTAACAGGATTCACACTAATTCAGAGTAGCTTTACTGTAATAACTCTGCTGCCCTGTTTAATTTCATGGTTTAACGTATGGAAAATACGTAGTGTACCTGATCTATGCTAAAGATGGGTAACTACAAATGATAAAATTTCCTTGGTGAATTACTATTTATCAGCATAACTGTACTAACATTTGCAGCTGGGCCTATTGAAAACTTTAGCTTAAAACCCTGTCATCTGAAGCTTGGTTAGAGTGCATTAAAAAGTAAACTTTGTTTTCTGGAAGTCCACTGTACATACATAGAAATTTCAAACTTGCCTAAGGGTGCCTTCATTTGTGCTAAATAAATACTAATATTCAAGCCAAAGTACAAAGAAATAGCTCTGCCACATTCCACCTGGCAGGTGCTGTGGAGTAACGGTGTGCAGCTGATCCGTTGCTGCAGTTCAGTCAAGCTACCATGATTTGTTAACTTGACTGTCAGCTACACCTGTCCATATTCTTAGTTACTACTGCGCAAATTTATAAACCTACAGAAATTATAATGCAATTCTTTTTTTATACTAGATGTTTAAGAGTAGGTCttaaagcattattttattttttgcttaatttcaTGTGTTCTTCTATTACAGATTTGCAACAGTAGTCTTGGGTCTAGTCAGCTTGAAAAATGTGGCAGTTTCATTTGCAGAAACTGTTAAAAGCTCTGCACCTATTTTTACTGTTATCATGTCTCGGATGATATTAGGAGAATACACTGGTAAGTACTTAATTGTTGAAATgtgactggttttttttctgattattattttgtgtgtgtgtataatactGTCACTTAGTTAGCCACACATGAGGAGATTCCACCAAATTCTAGTAAATGCAGATGGAAGAATCACAATAAGTAGAGTGCAATAAAGGCATTGTTGCTCTCCAGTTATTTTTCTGTCAAgaaaatattattgcagccttAAATAACTGAAGTTCAGTGAAGTCCTTCTTATAAGGACGGCTTGTTGCTcagaatttaaaattctttaatttcttcaCTGTGTTTACTccgtgacttaaaaaaaaagccaaacaaaaaccaacaaaaacccaaacaactggcTTACCACAATACGATTTCTTCCAGTCCACAATATAATTTCTTTGCGATTCTACTTGCAATTGGATGCTACTTACttgaagatattttattttgcttgttacCAGCTATAAGTCATAGGAGTAATACAGAAGCCATGCACAGATTGCTTTGTGATGCAAAATGGCAAAAGGCTGAAATAAACCAGAGGAAGAAGAGTAATTAAATCACAGAGTAAACAGAGAGAGTATAACTTCCTTCTGTTGTTTGGTCAAAAAGATGAAACAAAGACTGTAATCTGCCCACTTTCTTTCTCCAAgggagatactttttttttatcagtgaGTATGTGTCTATATTGTTTTTAAGAGCACCCTGCTGTTGTCCGAGTTCTCACTTTAGAACCTCTGTACTTTAAAATCCAGTCAAATAAGTTGCTCTTTGTTTCAACTAAAGAAGTTAATGTGAAATTTAAGTTTCCAAAACCTGTATTACCTGATACATGTAATTTGAAGTACAGTAATTAAACTCAgacttaaatttttcttttcctttgcaggacTGCTGGTTAATCTCTCTCTTATTCCTGTTATGGGTGGGCTAGCTCTGTGTACAGCTACTGAAATCAGTTTCAACATTCTAGGTTTCTCAGCAGCTTTATCTACTAATATCATGGACTGGTAAGGCATAACAACAGTTGCTTCTCTGGAataaaggaatttaatttattgGTAGATTGAAGAAAATTATTGCCTATAGTTGGTTTTGTACACTGCATTTAAGtattgttatttaaaatttatttttaacagaagatACAGTTTCTTTATCATATCTGCTAGCACTCATGAGATTAAAAAATAGTACTACTCATTAGGCTAAAGGGGTTAGACCAAACTCTGTTTTATAGTTGCATAATATGTAGAAAACATATCTACCTGTCTAAGGGAAACAACTGTCTTTCTCATAGATTGATTTATCTGTCATAACTAAAATACAGATAAatggtggtgtttgtttgtttttccagtttgcaaaatgtcttttccaaAAAACTACTCAGTGGAGATAAATACAGATTTTCgtaagtattaaaaatattacaggTTTGATCATAAATGGACTTTGGGCTCCATAAGGAAATTATATATTTATGATTATGTTGcaccaagattattttttttttctcagactgtTTACAGACAGCTTTAACCTAAATCATTTTGTCAGGGAAAGGAAAACTCCTCTATGCTCAGATCCCACTACAGTAGGTCGGAGTCTCACAATCAACTAAATCTCTCAACATATCCAGAAATAAGTCCTTATTCTGCAATCATAAAACATCCCTTAACATTATTAGGCATGCAGAAACGAACTTTAGAACTCGCTTGATGTTTTAACTGTGAAACGAGACAGGAGTAAAATCTTGTGGTAAAATACACTTAATGTATCTTACCACAAGATGAAATGCTAGTTTTCGTCTTGAAAACTTGTGCCTTTTATCTTCAGTCTGTCTCGGCCAACATAAAAAGCAAACCACTATCTTTGTAAGAGATAGCTGAATTTGTTGTAggtggcttttatttatttttgatataTGTAAATACAATAATGATGCAGTTTTCAGCTCtaagaaaggaaacttttaatcattttaatcattgttttttctcctttgtagaGCCCCAGAGCTTCAGTTCTACACGAGTGCTGCTGCAGTGGTTATGCTTATTCCAGCTTGGATATTTTTCATGGTAATTTGAATTCACTGACAATGATTTATGTTCTCTTTTTGACTTGTGAACAGAATGTGCAGTTAAGGttaataatcttaatttttacTTATCAttcttcccctttaaaaaaaaaaatcaccctgaaATGCATTTCATCTCATGTTTGCAAGAGATCGGGGAAGGTAAAAAAGCggaaaatttcaaagaaataatttaatatagGCATGAATTGACAAGTGACCCAGAAAGCCCGAGTTTATTTCAGGATTTTTGACATCAAGTCATGTTTTTGTCTAAGTGCATTTAAAGTTTTAGATAaagacttgaaaacaaaattttaaatatttgtagaaTTTTTGACGATATTCACATGGTATACAGGAATATTAACTCTCTGAAAAATTTGTAGTATCTAAATGTCCTGTATTTTATAGGGTTTGTTTTACTGAAGTCTAAATGTAAAACTGTACCTGCTTATAATAATAATGAGTTGGGTGGAAGTTAGATTTGCTTATAAACTAAACTCTTAAAGtccttttttgctgttgttgtttagGATGTGCCTGTGATTGGGAAAAGTGGGAGGAGCTTCAGCTACAACCAAGATGTTGTCATACTTCTCTTAATAGATGGAGTCTTATTTCACCTACAAAGTGTTACAGCCTATGCCTTGATGGGAAAAATTTCTCCTGTGACTTTCAGGTAAAGCTGTATTTTCACGTCAAGaacactattttcttttctttttttcttactcagtATTTCTGCTTGAGAACTAGGCAGTAAAGGTAttgtgcaaaaaaataaataatgtaaatgCACAAATgcatcaaattaaaaagaaaacttttcacaTCCAGATCACCAAAACTTTGTGGTTTGGTCCCTCACTGTATGAGGAGAGCAGCATTTGATCCATGATATTGGGCTTATGGAACAGGTACTCACATTTACTAGGAAGGGTATTGAATTTGGGTTTAACAGCCATTCCATAAAGCTGGTAAATGAGACTGAACAGATTCACTGAAACCCTACATCATTTACTTCAGTGATAAGGCAATACCTACATACACCTTGGTGCAGTACAAAATATGAGCAATCAGCTCTGTATTCCTTTTTTCTGAAGCACACCACCAGCACGTCAAGCTGTATTTGTTGAATTAGATGTGTTCTCTAAAGACAGCTTCCACCTACATTGTCAGTTATCAGCAGCGTTGTTAGGCTGTTGCACAATTCTGATTCAAGAAGTGGTATGAATATCCAAATATCATAATCCGTATGAAAATTCCTAGGGCCTGTGGGGTTATCCTGCTCCTAAACTCTGAAGGCTTCTGCTGTCTTATACTTTCAGGTGCCCCCGCTACAGTCTTGTGACAATTCACTCTTACACACATGCTTATTCTGAAGTTGTTAGGTCTTCTCTACATAGCAGGATGTAAAAGCATATATTCGTATTCACATGTCTACAATATTTCTTAACTACTTGTTATAATGTTGTGGGTATGATGTAGATACTGATTCTTTTCAGGTTATAATGCTTTATTACCTGAATAGTAGCAGCAGACTCGCAAATGGTAGTTATGTGCTAGTCTTCTGTTCGCATTTTCTGGATGCCTTTGTTAGCTAGAAATGAATTGCTAATGCTGTACTGCATACTTAaaagtaacaaaagcaaaaacctgAGGTGACTTATTCATAGCTCTAAAAAAAGACGAGTGTAAAGACAGGAGTGCCAATATACAATCAGTTTGGTTACGGTATTAGCTTCGGGAGGAAAAGTGAAAAGAGGTggtgtttaaaaagcaaacaaaacaaagagaggTCCTGCTATGTTAAAGCATGGTTGTGGTGGGATATGAGAAAGCTTTCTTTGGCCttaatttttatattcctttccaGTGTTGCTAGTACTGTGAAGCATGCGCTGTCAATCTGGCTAAGTATTATTGTGTTTGGTAACAAAATCACAAGCCTCTCGGCCATTGGGACTGTCCTAGTGACAATTGGAGTTCTTCTATATAACAAGGCAAAGCAGCATCAGCAAGAGACTATACACAgcctggcagctgcagccccgCAATCCGCACAAAGTACAACTGAAGATACTGAGCCACTAATTTCCAAGGATTTGGAACCGTATGATTAATATGGCCACTTATTTTTTCCACCTAGTGTAACTCAAAGGAATCTTCCTGAAAGTGGTTATTTCTTCAACAGTTGATGCTGATTTGGTTCCTTTGAGTTCATGGCAGGTCAAGCCTGGGACTTAAAGCGGAAAGAAAATGATGGGAAGAATCCAGTAAGCCTTGACTTACTCAGGAACTGATATACCAGAGGACCTAGTATCATATAATGTGGTAAACATGGGCTTTATTGTCTTTCCTTGACTGCAAATAACATACAAGTCTATATTAGAGAAAGAACTTCAGTGTCTTATGCGGAAAATGATTCCTTTCTCCCTACCCAtcaaaataatgtgaaaatgtgGACCCATGACTGCATTCTGCTTGCTTGCAGTGGAATGAAATTGGCGCACAACTGAAATTCCTAGTTGTTTGTTACTCTACGCTGCCTGCATCCTCCGTTGTTTGTGTGCGTTGTAGAGCTGGAAGAAGGAACTCTCTCCTCTCCCAACAAGTGACTTATTTTGGTATATGTTTAGTTGAAGTAAACTACGGAAACAAGTCCGTGCCCCAAAGCAGTGAGGAGCAGCTATTTCTGACTACAAAGCTAGGAattgaaaagtgatttttctacTAAAATTTAACATGGAAATACTGCATCCTGGTTGCCTATTGACAATATTGAAATgcaaatatacacacatatacatacaccgTATAAATTGAGTgttgaattaaatatttgcagttaCTTAGAGgtaaaaaacactgaaaaactggTGATAAAGGAAGCAGGATCTCTGTATTTCTACAAGAACCCcttctaatattttaatttcttgcattttgttatatatttctgttatgaggaaataaattgatttttttgggtATTATTTCTAAGAGTGCAACAAAATACTGCCTTTTAGAAACTCAGGGTTATAATTCTGACCTATGTGCAAAGTATTTCTATGATTTCTGATTAGGTAAAGAATCTCAGAGGTGTTGTGACAGATGGAAAAGAGGCCACTGAAGGGAGAATATTAACCATAAACTGAGGataatatttatttctgctgcttttaagaagttttcttttttaaggaagttCTGTTTTGTGGTAGGTCAAAGATTAAAAGttaactttcaaaaatgaaaaaaaaaataattcttaagtaTTGGTAATTAGCTTTAGCAAAAAGGCACATGTAGCTACAAAAACATTCAAATGGACTTCCTGgtaacaaatttaaaaaatttgatttttttaataattgacaCTGTTCTGAAAGATTGTAGCATGGCATTAGAAGAATAGATAAAGTGGTCTTtatggtaaaaataatttttaatgggaAGTTACCTGTGGATTTCCTGCAAAATTTAAGCTCCTGCTTGCATTTCCACTTGTGAGGTGTTCCGTTAGCTTTAATGAACTATTCCCGCAGAGAGCAAAAGTGTGTTCCCAAGACAGTCTCTCTGAAGAAGCCCGTTTTCTGTTTAAACACTGTATGCTGGTTTTGTCTTATGCTTCATTCAGGTTATATTCCTATACATGACTGGTTGCTTGGGGCATATTCTGTGAAGATTTGAGCTGGAGGGAAATGTCAGGTTTTTTCATCATTGTATATGTGATGTCTGTGGTTTTTTGTATCTTTGTACTCCTGTCACTTTTACAAAAAGCTGTGGACTATGGGGTGGagctctgtttttctctcttttttttttttttttttttttttgtagttacacttttaaaaatctcaagTGTATTTGGCAGGAAACAAAGTCTGGCTTGCGTCATATTTCTCGTCTTGTTGGAAGACAGAAACATAAGTGGCTTTCTGGTTGCCTGGCTCCATTCTCATGTAAGCCCCTTCGTCAACTTCATTTTACAAGTTAGCAGGCTTTGCCTTTCCTATTGCTGGAAAACTGTTTGTGACCCAAACAGCCGTGAGGATTTTGGAACTTGTTCTAACACGTGTCTAAGCTTATTAGTGGCTGGTttatgccccccccccccgccatgttcGGTGGCAGAGCGATCATCCCATTTTATTAGGGGTTTATTTTTACAGTGTTGATCTTATGTACTTTTCTATGCAGTCTTCTTGCCCTTTATTTTTGTTAGATTAAAGAAACCACCCTCTTTACTGTCCACTTATGTTTTCTGTCTATGGTCGTACTAGTAATTCTCTGCTGTTGTTCCTGTTGGGCaaacaaagaacattttgttctgtGTTAATAATTCACGTATTACAGTATTCCACCCCAGCTATCTGCCTTTTGATTGCTTCCTATGATGGCACTagtactgctttttattttttttttctggaaagcttGCTCTTGGAACACTCCAGGGATTCTTTCCCTGGCATTTCTCACGGCCGCACCCCTGTTGCTCGTGCAGTGACCCAGACGAGGTCTGGAACCACAGCTATGCAGAGTATTTGT
The Rissa tridactyla isolate bRisTri1 chromosome 16, bRisTri1.patW.cur.20221130, whole genome shotgun sequence genome window above contains:
- the SLC35E2B gene encoding solute carrier family 35 member E2B; amino-acid sequence: MSTVTSAQTPEEPNPPPLEEKPKGKSLFHLDSLFANRSEKFVIARSDSVPEENVLKITITETTVIESDLGIWNSHALIYLTLWFFFSFCTLFLNKYILSLLEGEPSMLGAVQMLSTTFIGCIKMFVPCCLYQHKTRISYPPNFIMIMLFVGLMRFATVVLGLVSLKNVAVSFAETVKSSAPIFTVIMSRMILGEYTGLLVNLSLIPVMGGLALCTATEISFNILGFSAALSTNIMDCLQNVFSKKLLSGDKYRFSAPELQFYTSAAAVVMLIPAWIFFMDVPVIGKSGRSFSYNQDVVILLLIDGVLFHLQSVTAYALMGKISPVTFSVASTVKHALSIWLSIIVFGNKITSLSAIGTVLVTIGVLLYNKAKQHQQETIHSLAAAAPQSAQSTTEDTEPLISKDLEPYD